A region from the Streptosporangium sp. NBC_01756 genome encodes:
- a CDS encoding 3'(2'),5'-bisphosphate nucleotidase CysQ, with product MMIRDDHVLATDLAAEAGERLLALREKEGFADPSGLRKEGDASAHLFLMEALARSRPADSVLSEEATREERLDPRRLRAERVWIVDPLDGTREFAEEGRSDWAVHVALWERGELTAGAVALPAQGRTLSTSQPPVLPAFRPDARPRIAVSRTRPPEFVQELARLAGADLVPIGSAGAKISAVLTGEVEAYVHAGGQYEWDSAAPVAVALAAGAHASRVDGSPLVYNQGDPSLPDILVSLPGLAPTLLAGIRDLHR from the coding sequence ATGATGATTCGTGACGATCATGTTCTCGCCACGGACCTGGCAGCGGAGGCCGGCGAGAGGCTGCTGGCCCTGCGGGAGAAGGAGGGGTTCGCCGACCCCTCCGGACTCCGCAAGGAGGGTGACGCGTCCGCGCACCTGTTCCTGATGGAGGCTCTGGCGCGGTCGCGCCCGGCTGACAGCGTGCTGTCGGAGGAGGCGACCAGGGAGGAGCGCCTCGACCCTCGCCGGCTGCGGGCCGAGCGCGTCTGGATCGTCGATCCGCTGGACGGCACCCGTGAGTTCGCCGAGGAGGGCCGGAGCGACTGGGCGGTCCACGTGGCGCTCTGGGAGCGGGGTGAGCTGACCGCGGGAGCGGTCGCGCTGCCTGCCCAGGGCCGGACGCTGTCGACCTCGCAACCTCCCGTGCTTCCCGCGTTCCGGCCGGACGCCAGGCCGCGGATCGCGGTCAGCCGGACCCGGCCGCCGGAGTTCGTCCAGGAGTTGGCCCGGCTCGCCGGTGCCGACCTGGTGCCGATCGGATCGGCGGGTGCCAAGATCTCCGCGGTGCTCACCGGAGAGGTCGAGGCCTACGTGCACGCCGGTGGCCAGTACGAATGGGACTCCGCCGCGCCGGTGGCCGTGGCCCTCGCCGCGGGTGCCCACGCCAGCCGCGTCGACGGCTCCCCCCTGGTCTACAACCAAGGCGACCCCTCACTGCCGGATATTCTTGTTTCCCTACCGGGACTGGCACCAACGTTGCTCGCTGGAATCCGGGATCTGCACCGATAA
- a CDS encoding sugar transferase — protein MPGWVRGYRARVVVADIGSAALAGFLALSVRFGEITPYVAPYVMVSAALPLLWVCAVALNRAYEPRLFGLGPEEFQRILQCGFTLTAAAAIGAYVTKTDVARGYVVLAIPLSTALTLLARYGLRCRLHRRRARGDCMRRVLAVGHRSATAELIRRFRRERHHGMEIVGVCMPRDGLGDVEGVPVLGGLSDVALVVGQVTADTVAVLACPEMDGVALRRLAWRLEKTDTDLVVAPALMEVAGPRITIRPVAGLPLLHVEHPEITGIRQVVKNLFDRIGAGLLLVALLPLLAGLAAAVRMSGPGPAFFRQRRVGRGGAEFTIYKFRTMGVDAERQRIDLAGDGQSVLFKIRKDPRVTPLGARLRRHSLDELPQLINVVLGHMSLVGPRPPLPDEVARYGDDVRRRLLVKPGMTGLWQVSGRSDLSWEESVRLDLRYVENWSLTLDLQILWKTWSAVARGSGAY, from the coding sequence ATGCCGGGCTGGGTGCGCGGATATCGGGCACGGGTGGTCGTCGCCGACATCGGCTCCGCGGCTCTCGCCGGCTTCCTCGCACTCTCCGTCCGCTTCGGCGAGATTACTCCGTATGTCGCTCCCTATGTAATGGTGAGCGCCGCGCTCCCCCTCCTCTGGGTCTGCGCGGTCGCGTTGAACCGTGCCTACGAGCCCCGCCTGTTCGGCCTGGGACCGGAGGAGTTCCAGCGGATCCTCCAGTGCGGGTTCACGCTCACCGCGGCCGCCGCCATCGGTGCCTATGTCACCAAGACCGACGTGGCCCGCGGTTACGTGGTGCTGGCGATCCCGCTGTCGACGGCGCTCACCCTCCTGGCGCGCTACGGCCTGCGCTGCCGGCTGCACCGGAGGCGGGCGCGGGGCGACTGCATGCGGCGGGTGCTGGCGGTGGGTCACCGGTCCGCGACCGCCGAGTTGATCCGCCGCTTCCGCCGGGAGCGCCACCACGGCATGGAGATCGTCGGGGTCTGCATGCCGCGCGACGGCCTGGGCGACGTGGAGGGCGTTCCCGTCCTGGGAGGTCTCTCCGACGTCGCACTCGTGGTCGGGCAGGTCACGGCGGACACCGTGGCCGTGCTGGCCTGCCCGGAGATGGACGGGGTGGCGCTGCGGCGGCTGGCCTGGAGGCTGGAGAAGACCGACACCGACCTCGTCGTGGCGCCGGCGCTCATGGAGGTCGCCGGCCCTCGGATCACGATCCGCCCGGTGGCCGGGCTGCCGCTGCTGCACGTGGAGCATCCCGAGATCACCGGCATACGCCAGGTGGTCAAGAACCTTTTCGACCGGATCGGGGCCGGGCTGCTGCTGGTCGCCCTGCTGCCCCTCCTCGCCGGTCTGGCGGCGGCCGTACGGATGTCGGGTCCGGGGCCCGCGTTCTTCCGCCAGAGACGGGTGGGCCGGGGCGGCGCCGAGTTCACCATCTACAAGTTCCGCACCATGGGCGTCGACGCCGAGCGGCAGCGGATCGACCTCGCCGGGGACGGGCAGAGCGTGTTGTTCAAGATTAGGAAAGATCCGCGGGTGACCCCGCTGGGAGCCCGCCTCCGCCGCCACTCCCTGGACGAACTGCCCCAACTGATCAATGTGGTGCTCGGACATATGTCACTGGTCGGACCCCGGCCGCCACTACCGGACGAGGTCGCCCGGTACGGAGACGACGTCCGGCGCAGGCTGTTGGTCAAGCCGGGGATGACCGGTCTTTGGCAGGTGAGCGGCCGATCCGACCTGTCCTGGGAGGAATCCGTCCGGCTGGATCTGCGTTATGTCGAGAATTGGTCTCTCACGCTGGACCTGCAGATCCTGTGGAAGACTTGGTCGGCTGTCGCACGAGGATCTGGAGCATATTGA
- a CDS encoding exonuclease — MDIEADGPIPGPYSMVSFGMAVAGRMTGKVFEPVDPQLHTFYAELKPISDDHVPEALAVSGLDREALIRDGLEPVDAMRGATAWIREVCAAGTPVLAAYPLSYDWMWMYWYFMRFGGVSPFGHSRCIDIKTLYAAKAGVPIGWATKRQMPKHLRSARPHTHNALDDAIEQAELLQNLMAFG; from the coding sequence GTGGATATTGAGGCTGATGGCCCGATCCCCGGGCCGTATTCGATGGTCAGCTTCGGCATGGCCGTGGCGGGGCGGATGACCGGGAAGGTCTTCGAACCGGTCGATCCGCAGCTGCACACCTTCTACGCCGAGCTCAAGCCGATCAGTGACGACCACGTGCCCGAGGCGCTCGCCGTCAGCGGGCTGGACCGGGAGGCACTGATCCGCGACGGCCTGGAGCCGGTCGACGCGATGAGGGGCGCCACCGCGTGGATCCGCGAGGTGTGCGCCGCCGGCACCCCGGTGCTGGCGGCCTACCCGCTCTCCTACGACTGGATGTGGATGTACTGGTACTTCATGCGTTTCGGCGGCGTCTCACCGTTCGGGCACTCACGCTGCATCGACATCAAGACGCTCTACGCCGCCAAAGCGGGTGTGCCGATCGGCTGGGCCACCAAACGGCAGATGCCCAAGCACCTGCGCTCCGCACGGCCGCACACCCACAACGCGCTCGACGACGCGATCGAGCAGGCCGAACTGCTGCAGAACCTGATGGCCTTCGGCTGA
- a CDS encoding 50S ribosomal protein L25/general stress protein Ctc — MPEVLISAEPRSEFGKGAARKIRREDKVPAVLYGHGTDPQHLILPGHELLLALRTPNVLIRLQGAATELALPKGVQRDPIRGFLEHVDLLLVKSGEKVTIDIPVTVVGEVADGILDQQLVSISVESEATHIPTGVEVDVEGMEIGTQFTAGELKLPEGTSLIADPETLVLHVTATPTGEPEPEAAEGESAEGEAPEGESAE, encoded by the coding sequence ATGCCCGAAGTACTCATCAGCGCCGAGCCCCGCAGCGAGTTCGGCAAGGGTGCCGCCCGCAAGATCCGCCGCGAGGACAAGGTGCCCGCCGTTCTCTACGGGCATGGCACGGACCCCCAGCACCTGATCCTCCCGGGCCACGAGCTCCTGCTCGCCCTGCGTACGCCGAACGTGCTGATCCGCCTCCAGGGCGCGGCCACCGAGCTGGCGCTGCCCAAGGGCGTCCAGCGCGACCCGATCAGGGGCTTCCTCGAGCACGTCGACCTCCTCCTCGTCAAGAGCGGTGAGAAGGTCACCATCGACATCCCCGTCACCGTGGTGGGCGAGGTGGCCGACGGCATCCTCGACCAGCAGCTCGTCTCCATCTCGGTCGAGTCCGAGGCCACCCACATCCCGACGGGCGTCGAGGTCGACGTCGAGGGCATGGAGATCGGCACCCAGTTCACCGCCGGTGAGCTGAAGCTGCCCGAGGGCACCAGCCTGATCGCCGACCCGGAGACGCTGGTGCTGCACGTCACCGCGACCCCGACCGGCGAGCCCGAGCCCGAGGCCGCCGAGGGCGAGTCCGCCGAGGGCGAGGCTCCCGAGGGCGAGTCCGCCGAGTAG
- the cysN gene encoding sulfate adenylyltransferase subunit CysN: MDILRFATAGSVDDGKSTLIGRLLFDSKAIFEDQLEAVERTSRDRGTEYTDLSLLTDGLRAEREQGITIDVAYRYFATPKRKFIIADTPGHIQYTRNMVTGASTADLAIVLIDARKGVLEQSRRHAFLTTLLRVPHLVLAVNKMDLVDYSQERFEEIREEFSSFAAKLNAPDLTFIPISALHGDNVVSRSENMPWYNGSSLLHHLEHVHIASDRNLVDVRFPVQYVIRPQRATDPAFHDYRGYAGQVAGGVLKPGDEVMHLPSGLVTRIASIDTFDGPVEEAFAPMSVTLRLADDIDISRGDMICRPNNQPHVAQELEAMVCWMTDASKLGPRTKLTIKHTTRTARALVRDLHYRLDVNTLHRDEEAPSLGLNEIGRVSLRVTQPLFVDDYARNRLTGGFILVDESTSNTVGAGMIVDAK; the protein is encoded by the coding sequence ATGGATATTCTTCGCTTTGCCACGGCGGGAAGCGTCGACGACGGAAAGTCGACCCTCATCGGGCGGCTGCTCTTCGACTCCAAGGCGATCTTCGAAGATCAGCTTGAGGCCGTCGAGCGCACCTCCCGTGACCGAGGCACCGAGTACACCGACCTGTCGCTGCTCACCGACGGCCTGCGGGCCGAGCGCGAGCAGGGCATCACGATCGATGTGGCCTACCGCTACTTCGCCACCCCCAAGCGCAAGTTCATCATCGCCGACACCCCCGGGCACATCCAGTACACCCGGAACATGGTCACCGGCGCCTCCACGGCCGACCTGGCGATCGTGCTGATCGACGCGCGCAAGGGCGTGCTGGAGCAGTCACGGCGACACGCCTTCCTGACCACGCTGCTGCGGGTGCCGCACCTGGTGCTGGCCGTGAACAAGATGGACCTCGTCGACTACTCCCAGGAGCGGTTCGAGGAGATCCGTGAGGAGTTCAGCTCGTTCGCGGCGAAGTTGAACGCGCCCGACCTGACGTTCATCCCGATCTCGGCGCTGCACGGCGACAACGTGGTCTCGCGTTCGGAGAACATGCCCTGGTACAACGGCTCCTCCCTGCTGCACCACCTGGAGCACGTGCACATCGCCTCCGATCGGAACCTGGTCGACGTGCGCTTCCCCGTGCAGTACGTCATCCGTCCGCAGCGGGCCACGGACCCGGCCTTCCACGACTACCGGGGCTACGCCGGACAGGTCGCCGGCGGCGTGCTCAAGCCGGGTGACGAGGTCATGCACCTGCCCTCCGGCCTGGTCACCAGGATCGCGTCGATCGACACCTTCGACGGGCCGGTGGAGGAGGCGTTCGCGCCGATGTCGGTGACTCTCCGGTTGGCGGACGACATCGACATCTCGCGCGGCGACATGATCTGCCGCCCGAACAACCAGCCGCACGTCGCCCAGGAACTGGAGGCGATGGTCTGCTGGATGACCGACGCCAGCAAGCTGGGCCCGCGCACCAAGCTGACCATCAAGCACACCACCCGCACGGCCCGCGCCCTGGTCCGCGACCTGCACTACCGGCTGGACGTCAACACCCTGCACCGCGACGAGGAGGCCCCGTCGCTCGGCCTGAACGAGATCGGACGGGTCTCGCTCCGGGTCACCCAGCCGCTGTTCGTGGACGACTACGCGAGAAACCGCCTGACCGGTGGCTTCATCCTGGTGGACGAGTCCACCAGCAACACCGTGGGCGCCGGGATGATCGTCGACGCGAAGTAG
- the glmU gene encoding bifunctional UDP-N-acetylglucosamine diphosphorylase/glucosamine-1-phosphate N-acetyltransferase GlmU, with protein MSVPCPAAVIVLAAGEGTRMKSKTPKILHELCGRTLVDHMLTAARGLRPERLIVVIGHERERVHAHLARTSPDAQVVVQAEQRGTGHAVRIVLETAGTIDGTVLVTYGDTPLLRADTLATLLERHEQDRNAVTVLTAEVPDPYGYGRIIRDTTGAVLEIVEEKDASPEQRAVREMNSGVYAFDGALLADAVKRVSTANVQGEEYLTDVLSILREDGHRVGAHVAADYVEVEGVNDRVQLAFARTVLNSRLLETHMRAGVTVVDPASTWVDVDVTLEQDVVIHPGTQLHGRTAVAEGAEIGPACTLTDTVVGEGAVVRNAVCVEAEIGPEALVGPYAYLRPGTVLARKAKAGTYVEMKNAQVGEGAKVPHLSYVGDATIGAGANIGASAIFVNYDGVNKHRTTVGERAFVGCDTMLVAPVNIGDGAYTAAGSVIDSDVPAGAIGVARGRQRNIEGWVVRRRAGTKSADAALKAAEAGNQQGSKS; from the coding sequence GTGAGTGTGCCGTGCCCGGCCGCCGTCATCGTCCTTGCCGCAGGCGAGGGCACCCGGATGAAGTCGAAAACACCGAAAATCCTGCACGAGCTGTGCGGCCGTACCCTGGTCGACCACATGCTCACCGCCGCTCGAGGTCTCAGACCCGAGCGGCTCATTGTTGTCATAGGGCACGAACGAGAGCGGGTCCACGCCCATCTGGCGCGGACCAGCCCGGATGCCCAGGTCGTCGTGCAGGCTGAGCAACGGGGGACCGGCCACGCGGTCAGAATCGTGCTCGAAACGGCCGGGACCATCGACGGCACCGTCCTGGTCACTTACGGGGACACGCCGCTGCTGCGGGCCGACACCCTGGCCACCCTGCTGGAGCGGCACGAACAGGACCGCAACGCCGTCACCGTGCTGACCGCCGAGGTCCCCGACCCGTACGGCTACGGCCGCATCATCCGTGACACCACGGGAGCGGTCCTGGAGATCGTCGAGGAGAAGGACGCCAGCCCCGAGCAGCGGGCGGTCCGGGAGATGAACTCCGGCGTCTACGCGTTCGACGGGGCGCTGCTGGCCGACGCGGTCAAGCGGGTGTCCACCGCCAACGTCCAGGGCGAGGAATATCTCACCGACGTCCTGTCCATCCTGCGGGAGGACGGCCACCGGGTCGGCGCGCACGTCGCCGCCGACTACGTCGAGGTGGAGGGCGTCAACGACCGGGTGCAGCTCGCGTTCGCCCGCACGGTGCTGAACTCCCGGCTGCTGGAGACCCACATGCGCGCGGGGGTCACGGTGGTCGACCCGGCCAGCACCTGGGTGGACGTGGACGTGACCCTGGAACAGGACGTGGTGATCCACCCGGGCACCCAGCTGCACGGCCGTACGGCCGTCGCGGAGGGAGCCGAGATCGGACCGGCCTGCACGCTGACCGACACGGTCGTCGGCGAGGGCGCGGTGGTCCGCAACGCCGTCTGCGTCGAGGCCGAGATCGGCCCCGAGGCACTGGTGGGCCCCTACGCCTACCTGCGGCCGGGCACCGTGCTCGCCCGCAAGGCCAAGGCGGGCACCTACGTCGAGATGAAGAACGCCCAGGTGGGCGAGGGTGCCAAGGTTCCTCACCTGTCCTACGTGGGCGACGCGACGATCGGCGCCGGAGCGAACATCGGCGCTTCGGCGATCTTCGTCAACTACGACGGCGTCAACAAGCACCGGACGACGGTGGGCGAACGCGCCTTCGTCGGGTGCGACACCATGCTCGTCGCGCCGGTGAACATCGGCGACGGCGCATACACCGCCGCGGGCTCGGTCATCGACAGCGACGTCCCCGCAGGGGCGATCGGCGTGGCCCGTGGGCGGCAGCGCAACATTGAAGGGTGGGTCGTGCGCAGGCGCGCGGGCACCAAGTCGGCCGACGCGGCGCTGAAGGCCGCCGAGGCCGGGAACCAGCAGGGGAGCAAGTCGTGA
- the cysD gene encoding sulfate adenylyltransferase subunit CysD produces MLQSDYTTSQLDVLEAEAVHIMREVAAEFERPCLLFSGGKDSIVMLRIAEKAFWPAPIPFPLMHVDTGHNFPEVIEFRDRRAEELGARLVVASVQESIDAGRVTEETGRRASRNRLQTTTLLDAIEDNEYDAVFGGARRDEEKARAKERVFSFRDEFGQWDPKSQRPELWNLYNARIHKGEHIRVFPLSNWTELDIWDYIRREGIEIPSIYFAHTRKVFERDGMLLADSDFIVRDEDEPLFDAMVRYRTVGDVTCTGAVQSAAATVEEIIDEIAVTRITERGATRADDRASEASMEDRKREGYF; encoded by the coding sequence ATGCTCCAGAGCGACTACACAACGTCGCAGCTCGATGTCCTCGAGGCCGAGGCCGTTCACATCATGCGTGAGGTGGCGGCCGAGTTCGAGCGTCCGTGTCTGCTCTTCTCCGGCGGCAAGGACTCGATCGTCATGCTCCGCATCGCGGAGAAGGCCTTCTGGCCCGCGCCGATCCCCTTCCCGCTGATGCACGTCGACACCGGGCACAACTTCCCCGAGGTCATCGAGTTCCGTGACCGCCGTGCCGAGGAGCTGGGCGCCCGCCTGGTCGTGGCCAGCGTGCAGGAGTCCATCGACGCCGGCCGGGTGACCGAGGAGACCGGCCGCAGGGCCTCCCGCAACCGCCTGCAGACCACCACCCTGCTGGACGCGATCGAGGACAACGAGTACGACGCGGTGTTCGGCGGTGCCCGCCGCGACGAGGAGAAGGCCCGCGCCAAGGAGCGGGTGTTCTCCTTCCGCGACGAGTTCGGCCAGTGGGATCCGAAGAGCCAGCGTCCCGAGCTGTGGAACCTCTACAACGCCAGGATCCACAAGGGCGAGCACATCCGGGTGTTCCCGCTGTCCAACTGGACCGAGCTCGACATCTGGGACTACATCCGCCGGGAGGGCATCGAGATCCCGTCGATCTACTTCGCGCACACGCGCAAGGTGTTCGAGAGGGACGGCATGCTGCTGGCCGACAGCGATTTCATCGTCCGCGACGAGGACGAGCCGCTCTTCGACGCGATGGTCCGTTACCGCACGGTCGGCGACGTGACCTGCACCGGCGCCGTCCAGTCCGCCGCCGCGACGGTCGAGGAGATCATCGACGAGATCGCCGTCACCCGGATCACCGAGCGCGGCGCCACCCGTGCCGATGACCGCGCCTCCGAGGCCTCGATGGAAGACCGCAAGAGGGAAGGCTACTTCTGA
- a CDS encoding acyl-CoA desaturase, whose product MTVVAERPGPGPKPEADPERKTRTEIITFGVVVAAPLIALLTAIPFAWGWGLGWSDIVIAGVLYVITGLGVTVGLHRHFTHGSFKAKRPLKIVLGVAGSLAMEMSVLDWVATHRKHHKFSDKEGDPHSPWRFGTGFRAVTKGLLWAHMGWLFEADRANREKYAPDLVKDPDIVKLHKLFPVLAITTMVLPAVLGGLFTMSWWGMATGFFWGTLVRIGLLHHVTWSINSICHVFGEEVFESRDKSRNVWWLAIPSFGESWHNLHHSDPTCARHGALRGQIDLSAGVIRWFEKAGWAHDVRWPTPERLAAKRIAA is encoded by the coding sequence ATGACCGTCGTCGCAGAACGTCCTGGTCCTGGCCCCAAACCCGAAGCCGATCCCGAGCGGAAGACCCGGACTGAGATCATCACTTTCGGTGTGGTGGTGGCCGCGCCGCTGATCGCCCTGCTCACCGCCATCCCATTCGCCTGGGGGTGGGGGCTGGGCTGGAGCGACATCGTCATCGCCGGCGTCCTCTACGTGATCACCGGCCTGGGCGTGACCGTCGGCCTGCACCGCCACTTCACCCACGGATCCTTCAAGGCCAAGCGCCCGCTGAAGATCGTGCTGGGTGTCGCGGGCAGCCTGGCGATGGAGATGTCGGTGCTGGACTGGGTGGCCACCCATCGCAAGCACCACAAGTTCTCCGACAAGGAGGGCGATCCGCACTCGCCGTGGCGGTTCGGGACCGGGTTCCGCGCCGTGACCAAGGGCCTGCTCTGGGCCCACATGGGCTGGCTGTTCGAGGCGGACCGGGCCAACCGCGAGAAATACGCTCCGGACCTGGTCAAGGATCCCGACATCGTCAAGCTGCACAAGCTCTTCCCGGTGCTGGCGATCACCACGATGGTGCTCCCCGCGGTGCTGGGCGGCCTGTTCACGATGTCCTGGTGGGGCATGGCGACCGGCTTCTTCTGGGGCACGCTGGTCCGGATCGGCCTGCTGCACCACGTGACCTGGTCGATCAACTCCATCTGCCACGTTTTCGGCGAAGAGGTTTTCGAGTCCCGCGACAAGTCCCGCAATGTCTGGTGGCTGGCCATCCCCTCGTTCGGCGAGTCCTGGCACAACCTGCACCACTCCGACCCGACCTGCGCCCGGCACGGCGCGCTCCGGGGCCAGATCGACCTCAGCGCGGGTGTGATCCGCTGGTTCGAGAAGGCGGGCTGGGCCCACGACGTCCGCTGGCCGACCCCCGAGCGACTGGCGGCGAAGCGCATTGCCGCCTGA
- a CDS encoding TetR family transcriptional regulator: protein MSEPRRRMSGKERREQLIQISRTLFAEKGFDGTSVEEIAASANVSKPVVYEHFGGKEGVYAVVVDREMQKLLAMVTEALSASHSLIKLERAALALLAYVEENSEGFRILVRDSHAASGTGTFASLINDIASQVEDVMVDEFAGRGYDPKLAPMYAQMLVGMVALTGQWWLDVRRPPREEVAAHLVNLAWNGLVGLDPRPRLTASSRGMEQRRAQLPPRPTDKELREMGKARERELKEQEKIRERERREAEKLAKEQEKARLQDRRDAEKARERELKEQERLFKEQEKAREREFKEQEKIRQRESRAAEREAVRQAKLPGRTDETEPDDDPADKQQRPLRRN from the coding sequence GTGAGCGAACCTCGACGACGTATGTCAGGCAAGGAACGCCGGGAGCAGCTGATCCAGATCAGCAGGACCCTGTTCGCGGAGAAAGGATTCGACGGGACGTCGGTTGAAGAGATCGCCGCGAGCGCCAACGTCTCCAAACCGGTGGTCTACGAGCATTTCGGCGGTAAGGAAGGCGTCTACGCGGTCGTCGTCGACCGGGAGATGCAGAAGCTGCTGGCCATGGTGACGGAGGCGCTGTCGGCCTCGCACTCATTGATCAAGCTGGAGCGGGCCGCCCTGGCCCTGCTCGCCTACGTGGAGGAGAACAGCGAGGGCTTCCGCATCCTGGTCCGCGACTCGCACGCGGCCTCGGGGACGGGCACGTTCGCCAGCCTGATCAACGACATCGCCAGCCAGGTCGAAGACGTGATGGTCGACGAGTTCGCCGGACGGGGCTACGACCCGAAACTGGCACCGATGTACGCGCAGATGCTCGTGGGCATGGTGGCGCTGACCGGCCAGTGGTGGCTGGACGTCCGCAGACCTCCGCGCGAGGAGGTGGCCGCGCACCTGGTCAACCTGGCGTGGAACGGCCTCGTCGGGCTGGACCCGCGTCCCCGGCTGACCGCCTCCTCCCGCGGCATGGAGCAGCGCCGGGCGCAACTGCCGCCACGCCCGACCGACAAGGAACTGCGGGAGATGGGCAAGGCCCGTGAACGGGAGCTCAAGGAGCAGGAGAAGATCCGCGAGCGGGAGCGGCGCGAGGCCGAGAAGCTGGCGAAGGAGCAGGAGAAGGCGCGGCTCCAGGACCGGCGGGACGCCGAGAAGGCCCGTGAACGGGAGCTCAAGGAGCAGGAGCGGCTGTTCAAGGAGCAGGAGAAGGCCCGCGAACGGGAGTTCAAGGAGCAGGAGAAGATCCGGCAGCGGGAGAGCAGGGCCGCCGAGCGGGAGGCCGTACGGCAGGCCAAACTCCCCGGGCGCACGGACGAGACGGAGCCCGACGATGATCCAGCGGATAAGCAACAACGACCGTTGCGACGAAATTAA
- the pth gene encoding aminoacyl-tRNA hydrolase: MPTVDRWLVVGLGNPGPEYAGNRHNAGFMVLDELAARSGGRFKAHRSRAEVLEGRLAGAPAVLAKPLSFMNLSGGPVKALADFYKVDPARVIAVHDELDIPYGALRAKLGGGDNGHNGLKSITKSLATKDYLRVRFGIGRPPGRMDAASYVLRDFVTVERKDLPFLVDRAADVVESLITSGLEATQNAFHAGDLNVSGPPR; encoded by the coding sequence ATGCCGACCGTGGACCGCTGGTTGGTCGTGGGCCTGGGGAACCCCGGGCCGGAGTACGCCGGTAACCGGCACAACGCGGGTTTCATGGTGCTCGACGAGCTCGCCGCACGGTCCGGCGGACGGTTCAAGGCGCACAGGTCGCGGGCCGAGGTGCTGGAGGGCCGCCTGGCGGGCGCCCCCGCGGTGCTGGCCAAGCCGCTGTCCTTCATGAACCTCTCGGGCGGGCCGGTCAAGGCGCTGGCCGACTTCTACAAGGTGGACCCGGCGCGCGTGATCGCGGTCCACGACGAGCTGGACATCCCCTACGGCGCGCTCCGGGCCAAGCTGGGCGGCGGCGACAACGGCCACAACGGGCTGAAGTCGATCACCAAGTCACTCGCCACCAAGGACTACCTGCGGGTGCGCTTCGGCATCGGCCGTCCGCCCGGCCGGATGGACGCCGCGTCCTACGTCCTGCGGGACTTCGTCACCGTCGAGCGCAAGGATCTGCCGTTCCTGGTCGACCGGGCCGCCGACGTGGTGGAGTCACTGATCACCTCGGGTCTTGAGGCGACCCAGAACGCCTTCCACGCCGGCGACCTGAACGTCTCCGGCCCGCCCCGGTAG
- a CDS encoding ribose-phosphate diphosphokinase — MSGIKLTGEKNLMFFSGRAHPELAEEVASHLGMDITPTTLRDFASGEIYARYPESVRGSDAFVIQSHTEPINQWIMEQLIMVDALKRASAKRITVIMPFFGYARQDKKSRGREPITARLMADMFKTAGADRLMSIDLHTSQIQGFFDGPVDHLFAMPVLVDYLKDKLDLETTTVVSPDTGRVRLSERWADTLGTPLAFIHKRRDLEVANQVKVSEVVGKVRGRTCVLIDDMIDTAGTICKAADALYEQGAANVLVAATHAVFSDPAVDRLKNSKISEVIVTNTLPLAEEKRFDKLTVLSIAPMIARAINEVFSDGSVTSLFEGDS, encoded by the coding sequence GTGAGTGGCATCAAGCTGACCGGTGAGAAGAACCTCATGTTCTTCTCCGGACGGGCGCATCCGGAGCTCGCCGAGGAGGTGGCCAGCCACCTCGGAATGGACATCACCCCCACCACGCTCCGCGACTTCGCCAGCGGCGAGATCTACGCCCGCTACCCGGAGTCGGTCCGGGGCTCCGACGCGTTCGTCATCCAGAGCCACACCGAGCCCATCAACCAGTGGATCATGGAGCAGCTGATCATGGTGGACGCGCTCAAGCGCGCCTCCGCCAAACGGATCACCGTGATCATGCCGTTCTTCGGCTACGCCCGCCAGGACAAGAAGAGCCGGGGCCGCGAGCCCATCACCGCCCGGCTGATGGCCGACATGTTCAAGACCGCGGGCGCCGACCGGCTGATGTCGATCGACCTGCACACCTCCCAGATCCAGGGCTTCTTCGACGGCCCGGTGGACCACCTGTTCGCCATGCCGGTGCTGGTCGACTACCTCAAGGACAAGCTCGATCTGGAGACGACCACGGTCGTCTCGCCCGACACCGGCCGGGTGCGGCTCTCGGAGCGCTGGGCCGACACGCTGGGCACCCCGCTGGCCTTCATCCACAAGCGCCGCGACCTTGAGGTCGCCAACCAGGTGAAGGTGAGCGAGGTCGTCGGCAAGGTCCGTGGCCGCACCTGCGTGCTGATCGACGACATGATCGACACCGCCGGAACGATCTGCAAGGCGGCCGACGCGCTGTATGAGCAGGGTGCCGCCAACGTGCTCGTGGCCGCCACGCACGCGGTGTTCTCCGACCCGGCGGTGGACCGCCTGAAGAACTCCAAGATCTCCGAAGTGATCGTCACCAACACCCTGCCGCTCGCGGAGGAGAAGAGGTTCGACAAGCTCACGGTGCTGTCCATCGCTCCGATGATCGCCCGTGCGATCAACGAGGTCTTCAGCGACGGCTCGGTGACCAGTCTGTTCGAAGGCGACAGCTGA